DNA sequence from the Glycine soja cultivar W05 chromosome 18, ASM419377v2, whole genome shotgun sequence genome:
TGTTATGATAGGAGCTTGGGTATTATAGGATGCCTAAGTCCCACATCGAGTAGTATGGGATGGCGGAGTACTTAAGTGCCTTGGTTCCCCCTTTGACAGCTATATTTTAAGGGAGGATTCCCCAAGTGGTTAGGTGTTTATCATAATTGATATAATTATGCAGCTAAACTGCTACATTTCATTTGAGCTAGCATGTTTGTTAGATTCGTAACAAGTTGTGTCGAAGTCCCACATTATGGTGGGTGGCCGTGAGCTAAAAGAGAGGCATGTTAAAGTCCCACATTGGCTAGAGATAGTGCTGAGATAGAGTAACATACATCAAGCATAACTTTCTGcataaattaagttttaaagaTGTTTATTTAACTGGAAGTTCTATAACATGAATAAAAGGatgtttataaaaatatgaactCATCCATCAACAACTTTGAAAATTGAAGTGATTCTATTTTTTGCATGTACAGAATGCTTGTTTccttaaacaacaacaaaagtctAATCCTATTAACTATATGGATCGCATCATGTCATTGGGCACACTTAAAAGACCAAATTCTCAAATATATTCATAATGAGATTCCTTTTAACAATTACCTCCAATATCTTCAAACATGTGctaatttttacatttatctATGCAGTATTCATTATGCAGATATTAGGATTTGGATACTCCTCCTATTCTTGAATAACAAGAAATGGTTCTGTTGGagagagagaattttttttttatcaggcaAGGACCTGCCAATTTGGACGTAGGATCCACTAGTTATATTAAAAACACATTGTATCTTTCTCCCTCCAGCATGACCATATTCTGTAAAAGAAAGGATCCATGCCCTGATTAATCTTTATTCATAATGattatttagttaattaatttgcATGAGTCCACACCCAGAACTAACTTGACAATCTGAATCTTCAACTTGACATATATCttggaattaaataaatagaatttatgAAGACCATGAGTGGTGGGCACTCCTTGCTTACAAATCATCAAAGCTCTAAATTCTATTCTGTCACGTAAAACTAAAAATCCATAGTTCTCAAACTAGGTTGTGTCAAGGTACAACTAGGAAGCTTAGTGCATCTAGCAAATGGTTCTCTCATGATTTCACCAAACTGCAGTACAACAACGACACCAAGAACAAATGTTGCAGCAGCATAGAGAAAACACTACTGATTTTTATGAAAAGCCACCCATAAAGAAGCAAGAAATGAGAAAAGATGTGAatattttcaactaattttatgGGGGCGAATTAACTATATACACAGTCAGTACATTTAATTCTAATTACATCAAGCAATCATGACACTGTCACTAAATTGTGACAAGGGCATAAAGCTCAAACAGTTACGACATATTTGGTGTGCAATTCAATACTTGTGTCACCCAATATGAAACTTATCTATAATTGACCCAACCCAAGTGCCAATCAACCAAAGAGATGATAAGACAATTGGGACTATAAACACTTTCTTGATCAAAATGCGGTTCCAAAAAcagaacacaaaacaaacaagacCAAAAGAACAAGCATTTAACTTACTTTCAGATCATTCATAAAACAGATCATAACagaaaacaaaaccaaattaACAGGTTAAATTAAATACTTAATGTCAGGAAACAATGGATACCTAGTACTGAAGACCACAAGGTTGACGTTCACCGAGAATACTATGCAGTGAAACAGTTGAACAGAAGCTAACAACTTTGTGAAACCTGTTCATCAGTGATGGCAACTGGGGCACTCTCCTCCACACACACCTCCCACTCTCCCCATCAATCTCACACACACAAGCAGGGTACATCCTGTGGTAATCCTCATTGAAAACATATATCAAATCCCCCAACCCAACACACTTCAAGCTAGCAAATTTATCATCCTCATCCCCATCAAAAAGGCTACAGAGCAAATCATGTGGCATCACAGCAATCTGGCTAAACCCCATGGTCCTCTCATCAACCTTCCACAGCACAAAGGAAGAAGATCCATGAGGGAAATTGCACACCCCAGCAAGCACAAGCATCTCCTTACAAGCCACCAAGAAGGAGAACACAATCCCATGATGAGGCCTAAGGGTGTGGACCTCACTCCAAACCCTTTTATGCAAGTCAAAGGACGAAACAAAGCAAGAGTATATCCCAAAGACATAGAATTTCTCTCGGAAGAGAGCAGAGGAGAGGGAAGAGGAAGAGTTTCCTGATCTgaaatcaggagggagaggagGGCCAAGGTCCCAAGACCCCAGAAGAGGGTCATAGATTTCAACATCCAAACGGTCCTCTATGTCAACAAGGTTCCCAATGAACTTGACCCCACCAACAACAATGAACTTGGGGTGGCTAAAGGTGTGATCTTTAGCATCATGGAAGACACCCAGAAGAGGGTTGATTCTTGGGAAGTGGAGGGGAGGGGTGGGGTGCCATGAGGGGTGAAGAATTGGGGTGTAGAGGAAGTTGGGGGCAGTGATGAAGAAGAAGGAGTTGGTGCCAATGAAGGAGGTGTTGGATTGGtattggtgctggtgctggtGCTGGTGTTGGGGGGTTGGGAGGAGGAA
Encoded proteins:
- the LOC114396569 gene encoding F-box/kelch-repeat protein At3g24760-like, which gives rise to MMTEITNLSTDLIELILSLLPIPILIRASTVCKLWHSIISSSSFSTLSNHLNQPWFFLHGIHNISSKNNQSFAFDPASNTWFLLPTPQHQHQHQHQYQSNTSFIGTNSFFFITAPNFLYTPILHPSWHPTPPLHFPRINPLLGVFHDAKDHTFSHPKFIVVGGVKFIGNLVDIEDRLDVEIYDPLLGSWDLGPPLPPDFRSGNSSSSLSSALFREKFYVFGIYSCFVSSFDLHKRVWSEVHTLRPHHGIVFSFLVACKEMLVLAGVCNFPHGSSSFVLWKVDERTMGFSQIAVMPHDLLCSLFDGDEDDKFASLKCVGLGDLIYVFNEDYHRMYPACVCEIDGESGRCVWRRVPQLPSLMNRFHKVVSFCSTVSLHSILGERQPCGLQY